The genomic stretch CGAGTTTTGTGTTCGCTGTTGGGTGAGAGAGGCACTGCCTCGCCGTAGTCTTTTTTGCCTTGGCCGCTTACATGACTCGACCTTCGGTCATGTCTGTTCATGCACTCCTTCCGCCCGGTGCCTCACGCGTAGTTCTCCTCTTAagcagcgcgaagaagcctCTTCGAACATAAGAGCCGAGCGATTGAGAGCCTCTTGTGTGTCCAAGCAAACAGTGGATTCACAGCTTACGCACACACGTGAGAGACCGCTGGGGAGGCAGAGACTGCAGCACCCTTCCAAAGGCGTGGATttttgtatatatagattTTCACATTTGGTCAGTAgtccgctgcgcagcgacaaGATTAGGCGCCTTGAGGAGGagcgggaagaagagaagcgaaCTTGTACGTATTCGCAGCAGAAAAGGTCAACTCTGCACTACGCAGAAAAGCACATCACCGTCACGAGACTCAAATTACTCATCGACGGGAGGCGCTGAGCAGCCCTGCCAAGACTCGCCTCCTGcttcgagaggcgcgcgcgaggacaggcgccgcgcgctcgacCCTTGCAGAAGAAGTCTTTCTGGCGCTTGCCATGGAACTAGGTGACCGCTTCAATTCTGCGTGGGCACTCGGCGCCTAGAAAAACCGGTTgacgcgcggcgtcgacgaAAGCGTCATTGATTCGCGGCGAACCTGATCGTAAGCGTGTGCGCGGGCACCTGTGTTTTGGCGAGAGCTGCGCTGCCAAGGAGGCACAGTGCAGGCCTCGTGAGCGCTTGCCCTAAACTCTGTTTCATGCAAATCTACGGGCAGGATTTTTCGTtcgcgctgcgggcgccgctctACCGCACACGCGCCAGGGCCTGCCTAATCAAACTCTCTTTAACAGACATCCAACGCAGCAAAGTGCGCCGCGCGATGAGCATACTGCAGCGCGAATAAGACATCCAGTGGCGAAATGAGGCGAATaaaaaaaagaggagagacgcaatGTAGGGAGCAAGACACTATCGCCGCAGTCcacgacgaagagaagcaCGCCCGCGGGCTGGATGTCTGTCGCCCCGGAGAGGGAGCTAATTTAGACAGAACCAGCAATCGACATTAAAGTTGATAAACTCCATCCCCTGTGAGTTTAGCAAATCCGACAGCACGCCAGAAGACTACAGAATAAACAAAAGCAAGAAAAAAACAAGGCGCTCaagccgctgcctgcgcacgcgcagacaGAACCCAACCCGCACAGCAGTCTAGACACACATTGCGGACGACCTCTTTCCGGCGCAAACGCCTAATCGACGACTCCGCGTTTGTGGCGATCTACGGGCGACTTCGAACTCgccggcgctctcctctcacCCGCCGTAGACGCCGCACCCTCCCAGTCTGCGGAGGACGGGACTCGACAACAGACATATACCTGCACAGAACAATACCGTGATTTGCCTGGAAGGCAAcccgcgcacgcgagcgtAGATTATGCGCGTCTCTAAAGCAAATCGAGGCACGCAGTTCGGCGAAGCAAGACAAAGAGCGCCGCCTACGTGCTActggccgcggccgcgcgtcaGGAGGGTCGTTGCCATCTTGAAGGCGAATCTGCgaaaaaaaacacgcagaaAAGCACGGAAACAAACGAACAATAAGTCTAATAAAAATCGCAACGGCTTCGAAACGTGAGCTGCGTAGTGCGGGTAGAGACAGGCTGGCAGAGCTTCTAAAGACGAGTGTGTTTGCTGAGCGCGCAGATGGGCGAGAGCCAGAGCGAGCATTTCGCATGTGAATTAAAcacggaagaaaaagaagaaagcacGACGATCCATGCCGAGCTGCATCGGGCGGCTCTATCAGTGCGGTCGATGCCATGGACGGAAACCCAAAAAAGGGTACGAAAATGATGACGCAGAGATACCGCCACATGCGTGGACACGCACCTCATTctacagaaaaaaaaagggcAACGAACGCACCCTCCTGCATGCCCAGCGAATCGCGCTTGTGTTGAGATAGATCTCTGCTTGCATGCACACTCAAGGAAATctacatacatatagatacatatgtAGATAGATGTAGGTAGAGACAGCATCTCACCTTCCAGGCCAGAAGCCAGGAAATCTGAAGGGCCTCAGGACCGACGGCGTGCCGGTGGTCTGGTGGGTGAGTTTGGAGAAGTACGGAGGGCTGTAGAAGGAGCGATAGAAGgattcgcggcggcgcttgaaCACCCCGTCGAACTGGTCAAAGAAGTAGATCAACTGGCGCTGCTTGCACTTGTGCTTGCTGCGCTTCCCCTTTGGGACTGCCATCTtgagaagagacgaagaggagagaggctgGACAGGGAAGACGACACCGTCAGCGgacagcagagaggaaaggagCGAGATCCGCCACGCGACAGGCAGTCGGAAGGCGCGAAACAGGAGGAGCAAAGCGAAAAGAAAGAACGGAAGAGCACAGAAGTGGTGTTTGAAACGACAACACGCGAAAACGGCCTGTAGGAGCGGATCGCATGCACTCCGCAAGCAGCCGGTGCTCTTCGCCGTTGCGGTGTATGGACATCTGGTAACGCCGACCCGCAGACACTCAGGTTTACGGACAGACAAAGGACATCgcaaagaagaaagagagagttCAAGACTCTGCAGAGCGGGCCGGTGACTTCAGAGCAGACCGGGCAGCAGGAAAGAAAACACGGCGCGCGACACTCCAGCCCCCCTCCAGGGCATATCAGCGAGGGAACAGGAACACGAGGGCTCAAGCACGCAATTTTTTACTCCTCTGGCATGCCTGGAACGCGTTGTAGAGGCTCGCGGGATATTTTGTGAACAGAGAGCACAAGCTACAGGAAAAGGACAGTTGACGTAGTTCGGGTGTCGAGGTTGCATGCTCAGCGTGCGCATGAGTGGCATGAGCTCGCCGCGGTGTGATGGAGCGGCGGCTGACTGGTCGCCGCAGGAAAAAAAGGCAACAGAGCACCTTTCTTCTCGCCAAAGCGAGTTGCCAGCGATGAGCGTTCGTTTCTGGGCGAAGCTGAGCTCCAGCGTGTCGAGGCAGTCCGGTGTTCGCGAGACAACTCCCATGCACGCGGAGCGAGATGTGCGCGCCTTCAAACTGCAGAATGCAATTTtagacgcagagaaaaaagacagaGGGAAAGCACACGACGACGAGAGAAAGCGCGAAGCGAGTCTGCAGTAGCGAAGAGTGCTGATATAGCGGGtaagagaagaagaggagccgCTCCGACGCCGCAACGAGAAAAACGCACACAGGGTTGAGGCTGGCTGAGCGAGGCCCGCAAGAAGCAGGAAACCGCAACGAGAGAacagagaaggcgggcgaGATACGGAAAGCAAACAGAGAGATAACAGACGTAAGAGGAGCGACAACAGCTGCGGGCGCAATTAGGGCGTTGTGAGACGCCATGTGCGTGAGAGACAGCTTCCCgggaaagaaagaaaagcgTACGCTAAGAGGACCCAAGGAGGGAGAtcacagagaggcgaaaaaaagaaCCTGACAGAGCAATGAGGGGAGAACGCAGGACTTGAGAAGAGTCGACTGAGTCAaccagaagagagaggatcGCAGCACAAACGGCGATCCCCCCCTTTTTGCTGCCTTCGCGTTTTCCCGCCCGCGGGCAGCGTGGCGGCGCTAGACTAAGCAGCTACACAGCGACACACCGGGATTACCAAAACCATGGATTTTTTTAGACGAAAGCTGCATAAAAACGACATCCTTATTTTCCCTTGCTGCAATGTGCTATGGAATGAGGCGTGCAGTGACTTGGCTTGGCATGTCGGTTTatgaggcgctcgcggtctTCCCGCTGTCGCTCTGCGCTGTTATAAGTTGACTTCCGCGCTGTCCAGCACCCGTTTTCGAGTTCAGTGTGCTGTGCCTCGGGTTCTGCCTCCTGCCTGCGCTCTTTTCATCTGTATTACCGCagtttctctcgctgcgcagcggcgtccaCGCGGGACCGTGTGTTCCTACGCCTTGGCTCTTCTTCCACGGATTTTCAGCGACCATGCATGCCTTTCACTATCCCAAACCCGTTGTCCCAGTCGCGCGTCCCGCTTCGTCCCcccctcgctcgccgtccaAGGTGTTTCACTTCCTCTGCACTCTCTTCGCAGCTGTCGTGGCTGGCGTGCTCGCAGTCGGGACCTCTTGCCTTTCCTGCGCGGAGCACCTCCTGCTTCACTTCTTCCCGCCAGACCGCGAACGGTCTCCGCCGATCTTCAGCGCAAACGatgaggacggcggcgaacAGGAAGTTGATCTCGAGGCGGGCAGAGGGGAGCccagcgccgagagcggcgtcgccttgcGAAACTTTGCACTCGATAGCCAAAACAGAGACGCCGGACGAGCGacccgcggagagcggcctCCGCTTGCTTTGAACAACATAGCCACACcgaggggcgcggccgcccctgAAATCGGCGTCGGGTACGTCTTCCATGGTGCAGAAATCCAGGGAACCGAGGTCACTCCGACGATACGCACTAAGGGAGTACCCAGGAAGACTAAAtcgggcggagacgccgagatATCTGAAAAAATTTGTACAATCTCGCGTAGTCAAATGCAGTGATGCTGAATCATTTATCCACATAAACACATAtagatatgcatatacacgcCGATCTGCCAGAATCGACTGTAGCAGTGTTACGGCCattcgctgcgccgctgcctccaaTTTAAGAGATCTGCACCGGGTGCATCTCGCGTGCCTAGAAGATCGCGCGCAGCACTTTGTCTCCCACAGATGTAGATCTATATTTTATACAAACATTTATACACGGCAATGCAGCTCGTAAACATAGAGGCAAGGCCGCAGGCGTTGAGATCCTCTGCATACCATCACAAGGAACGGACGGCGAGTGGCTGTAGCCCGGACCCCGCCAACAaatgcgcctccgccagacGAGACAGCAAAACGCGCAGAAGATCGCGTCGGTTTCGTTGCGTTCTTTTCGTACAAAACTCGTGGCGATTTCCCGAATGGCCCTGTGCATCGCCGCTCACAGGAAGACGACAGCAGGCGTCTCGGTGGACGCCAACCAAGTGCTGCGGGGGGAGGGCTTGGCGCTGGCGAACGTCCCAATGGAGCAGGATCGAGTCTATTTCGGTAAGCCTTCTCAAATACCAAAGAAAGCAAACCGGGCGCCGTTGCGGGACGAGCTGCAAAGAGCAAGGAAGAACCCCAGTCTTGGTTTTCCGCAGGAGCGCCTCAAGATGCGCGGTTGACGATAAGGCGATCCGCGCCCAGAATGGAACCACTGGGGAGGAAGAACTTGGGAGGGAAGTAGGGAGAAACGCGGAAGAATTATAACGCAAGTCGGAGTATCTGCCACGGGCGCTGCCTCACAATCGAGAAGCGGGTCGGGGCGGTACTCAAATGGAGCCTGCTTTACTCCGCACCACTCGTCCCATCCACTTCTCTGGTTGCCGCAGAAGTGCATGTCGTGGAGCCTGGCCGCCTGCTGGTAGGCGCTGCCAGAGGGACGGCGGGTGACTCCGCATCATGGTCGGGTGCCGACTACGACGATCTGCTCTCGCAGCAACCCCCCTCCTCACGGTAATGCTTGCCAACACGCGTCAGGATCTGAGGTGTGCGCCAACGCGTATGGCCCCAAGCACTCCAGGATATACGTTGTGTTCATCTGTGTATATATTTTCACCATTCTTACGTCCACAactgtatatgtatatgtgttcTGACAAAAATGCCCTGATACTGGACCCCGTCATTTTGGCGTCAGAGCAGCGTGGCAATCAGAAGTCCACGCGTACAAGCGCGTGCAGATTATGAACGAGAGCGAAATTGTCTGATGCCAAAGCGCCCTGCGTGAAGTCCATGCGGCAGCACAGGACTTCTGCACGAAACTGAGACATCCAGACCACCTtatacgcatgcatgcactaAACGCATGTCTCTCTCCAAAGCAAGTCGTAAGATCACGCGGAGTGCGGGTGCAACTTAACGTCTCTCCAGGTCCTTCGTCGAGTTCGGCGGCCCCGATGGCGTGGCGGTGGAGAAGGACGATGTCATCGTAAGCGGCAGGGGGCAGGGAGGGGGTCGGGGAAGGCGCAAGACTGAGAGAGGGGAGGGATCACGACAACAGCATTTTCACGATGCTGAAAATACGAAAATACGGGCCGAAGAACAAGCATGCCAAACGACGACGCGTCAGCACAATACGCAACAGTCATCACCTCTACCAGGCCACGCGGTGTTTGAAGCGTTTTGCCATGTGAACTAGCAAACGTCTCCATCCGCAGCCGAGGTGCTGAGTCCGGCTCGACTGCGGCCAAGCTTCCGGTTTGTTTGCTGAATAACGTTTCTCAGCCCGACGTTCCGTGGTGTTGAAGGCTCGGAATCTCTGCCGTTCTGCGTGACATTTCTGCCGCTGGAGTTTGCCCGGTGACTCTGTGTTCATCTTTGCTGTTTTTCTGTGCGAGCGTTGCAGTCCTGCGCCTTCGACCAGTCTGATTTTCCAACTTCCTTTGAGGTATTTTTGaacggcgcgcctcttcgagACCAGACGCTGACAGGTGAAGCGCACTCCGATTCGGTCCTCTGACGTGCAGCACACCACACGCTAGTCTCCGCACTCTCCTtacgcgcggcgagcttgCTTCCCGTCGAGTTGGGCTTTGCGCCAGCGCGTACAGTCCACCTGGCATTTAGTTTACATACCTTCATCTCCACTCATACACGTTAGCGCACGCGCAGGACAAGGTGCTCGTAGCGCATGTCTgtccgcgcagagggaggcacGTATATGTCCACGCGTGAGGCTAGAGATATGGATAGACgagcgcgtgtgcgcagtTTGTGCGGAAGCCTGCAGATATCTGTGCGTTCGGCTGCCTGCACGAACAGGCCTGAGAGGCGAAGTGTGGCCGGCGCTAGTCCTTCGCGACGGGGCTGAGGCGCAAGTAAGGCTGGCTGACTTTCCACGGTGTTCAGCGTGAAGCTGCACCATGCTCACGGGTGTCGTGTGCACCCTCCACTCACGTTAACCCTTGACCACACGCTCGCACGCACGAAGCCTCGAAGCGCGAGTACCGGCGCCGCATCGATGGTTTATACTCAGCGTGCGTGCGGCTCTCATGCAAAGCGCTGGGTCGACTTGCTCTTTTCAACATAGTAATGCATATATGTGCTGTAGGAATTGATTCCGCTCCTCCACATAAACAGCCAGTACACTAACAAAGAAGGAAGGAGAAACGCGGGCCGGAAAACGTGTCATCTTTTGCAGGACAGATTGGGGTTTGAAAGTCCACCATGCCCAGCCGACAGCTGCTTGTGCACTTTGCTCGTGGCATCTCTTCTTCATTCCACGTGCCTCTGCGCATGCTTTTTCCCGCAGTTTGTCGTTGATCCGCTCCGCTGCTGTCACTGGACTACGTTCAAGTCCCGAGGCTTCAACGCACTAGCAGTTAGTCGGAGCCTCATCGGCTAAGCGCTGCGCACAAATTCCACGCGAGTCTCTGTCTACTCATCAGACGTTTTTACTCCTGCACACGTTAACGCTTGTGAACGCCTTTACTCAGTACGTGAAGACCGTCCCCCTTGACAGAATGAAAGACTATGACTGTCTACTCCGTAGTCATTCAAGCACATCTTGTAAACGCGTAGGCGTGAGAGTGTTGTGACTCCCTACGCGCGTGTCTTGTCCAGATGCACATGCGATGAATCATGCGAACGCCTCTTTCCGGCCGATGCGGCGTGTCGGTAAACGCAGACCGGTGAACGAAAGGGGAATTTTCCCCCGTATAGCCCACCGAGAATTTCAGGTTTTTTTCCGCAGCGAACGCATGTGGGATTTTcccgtctccttcgtcgaGGCAGTGCCGCGTCGACGCTGACTTGCTAAGTTCGCATAAGAATCACTCGTGTGAGCACTCGGTGCATGCGGATGTGAAAGCGCGAGGCACGGTATAATACGCTGGCGAGGCGTAGACCTCTGTTTGCTGGGAAACTGATCTGAGCTGTCTTCGCTTATCTCCCTCACACTCGCGTTCCGCCGTGCGGGGCAAGGCagtctgccgctcgcgcaaTAGACAAACGGCCTTGTCCGCCTGACATGCTTCATCCCGTGAGGTTCCGCTTGCGACTCGCCTACGGCAGGAAACCGCTGAAGAGCAAGCACTGCAGAGGCGTGCTGATTTTGGTATTTCACAACGGCCGGACCGCCTGGATAAACGTGCGGGGGGTTCTCTTCATGGAATGTTAGAATgcagtgtttacgtgtaaatcaagaaggatcataagTAATCCAACAGTAAAAACAGGTAGAGTGAGGACCAACGTAAGAGCAGTAAAgatgatagcccagatagCAAGGGTGTGCGACACTGCCACGCAGGGCAGTGGAAGGAAACAGCCACGCAGAGCTCCACTCAGAGAGGCGGCAGGTTACCGACAGAAACGACTACGCGCGGGCGGTCACGTCCGCTTGGGAACAGATGCGAGCGAACTCTTGGAAacacggcgagaaggcgctaGATTCCCGGGCGCCTCCTCAGTCATTCACACCCGCGTCGGAGCGTATAGCTCACCCTACCTTTGAGAGCACGCACGCACGGAATCACAGCTGTGAGAGTTGTATCCTCCGAATAGATTGTGGGCGCCCGGATGCACACGCCGGCCGCGGATTCAGGCACGACTTACATAGGACACTGTTCCTTGACAGTCCAGGCATATGCGTAGGGGCAAGAGAAGTACACGACTTCTTAAAACAATTAGGAAAAATTGGTAACTGGCGGTGGCTCGTGAGTCAAAATCTGCGGTGCGCTCGGATTGCCCCTGTGTCCCCTTGAAGGTCGCTCATCGCAAGCTCCCAAAGTATGACTGCTTCCTGTACCAGTTTGTCTGgtctcccccgccgcggtcTCTATCCCGATCTCTGCGCAAGTCGTCTCTAAGCTTCTCACGAGCTTCCTCGACGGACACTGCGGCACGTCGGCCGGTGcgttcctgcgcctcctcatACTCCCGCATTTCtttgcgtcgccgtcttcgctcttTTTCCCGCGACCGGTTTCGCCGCTCAATCTCCGGTTGTCGCTGAATCTCTTCGAGATGTATGGAGGGCTGGTGCAGCGACCGAAAGAGGATCGGGCCTTCTCCGGCTTCTCTGCCGGGATTGTCATTGCCTCGTCGGCCTGCGGAGCCTCtctggcggcgagccgctgctgcgtcgtctgactcagcgggagggggaggaggcgacatcaacgcgacgcctccgctgtACCTCTCATTCCACTTTTTGATCTCCGCCTCACTCATCATcacctcgcgcttcgccggcaAGAAGATTCTCCGCTCCGACACAGGAgcgtttttctctgtttcccAGATCCACACGAGCCCCCCGCCAATGCCCGCCGTCCAGACAGCCCATTTGTACGCAGGAGAGCCCTGGAGCAGTGTttcgcgccgagcgcgcccCGAAAAGGTCCGCCACCAACTCATGTTTTCTGAAGCGACGGGCAGCGACGAGAAAACGGCCTACACCACCGGGGGGGAAAAATGAGAAGAAATCGCCTGTTGGCTCAACAGGAGCTCGACAACAAGATggagacgcggtcgcggtaTCCAGAACGCCTCGATGCAAAGTAAGGCGTTGGGCAGGGAAAAATGATGAGAACAGGCAAGATTCCATAGGAACACGCCAAGGCCCCGTATCCGAGAGACGAATAGTACAGGATGGACGTACGATGAAGGCGGTCATTAGCGGAAGCAGGAAATACACGAGACAGCCTTGAAACCTTCGATGCCTAGTACTTCTGGCTGTCCTCTTATTCTATCgactcttcgtctctccttcctcctcttccgcgaAGGACGCATAGAACACGGACCCTGGAAAACGGCAAGCTGAACGTGCATgctgcgccgcatgcgcaacACCGTTCTCTAGACATGAACCCATACGAATCAATCAAGCCTCGCAAAATATTCCATCCATCATCGAGTGAATGGCACAACGGTGCGAGGTTTCGAGGCCAGCCTGGAGGAGCAATACACAGAAGATCTGAGAAGCGCTCCATACACAATCGAGATTCTGCCTCGCGGTTTGTGCTCGACTAAAGACATCGCTTCATACTATGAAAGGCTGCCTGTTCTGTGTGAGACATTAAATAATTTGTCCACAAAAAAGCAACGCTGATTCACTCTTTCCTGCAGGGAAGCTTCCTCTCTTTAAAATTGTAGCGTTGTCGTTTCCGTGTCTTGCATGCAACCGCAGAAGTCCACTACTGCATGCAGCTCTCAGTCTCGCTCTACATGCACCGCTGCGCGCAATCTTCAGTAGCGTGTCTCCTGACTCAGCGCTATCTTCCAGAGGTCGGAGGGGCCCTCAAGGTATGGCACATCGCATGCCATCGGTAATCTCGTACCCGTGGCGAGACTTCTCGAGAACTTCCCGCTCCCTTGTGCATTTTGCGGAGCTTCCGTGTGCTTGCCGCCTGTTGCCTGACTAGTGCTTTTAATTGCGTGTGTGGTATCGCCGAGCCTAAGAGGCGGTCTCCGTCAGGGATCTACGTAGTAGTAACGCTATGTTCTTTAATTGCAAATGCCAGCCAGTCATGTTGGAGTTGACGTCGCCGACAGCGTGTCTGCACCGACAGACCCTGACAAGCTAAGATACGACTTCAGCTTCGTCTCGTTAAGACCGATCTACGCGACTGCTGAACTTTCTGCAGCCGAACACTTCAGATCATTACCACAGAGATAGAAGGCATCGATGAATCCGCCGGAAAATTAGAAGCGCAAAAATGGCCCGCTGCTTGCCTCAGAGTCCACATGCAGCTAGATGCCGGCGCACGTACTCCATTTCTAACGAGATGGCTGCCCCTCGGTGCCTGCTTTGCCCGCCACGAGCTGCCTGCTTTCGTCCCACCAGGTTCTTTTGGCGCAGCGAACCTACGCGAAATCCACTGACCAGCGAACATCGCTGCCGCTCATGAGCAGGCTGACCACAACGGCAAACGTGCCGCGGCAACTACGTGTCGAAgtcgcggcgcacgccgacCCGGTCCCCAAGAGTACCAGACGTTTTCGAGTTTCAGCTTACTCAGAATCGGCAGGTGCGCAGATGCACAGATAATAATGGAGTGTGCAACACGACTGCGTGTGATACTCTAAAAACCCCGTGGGTTTTAGCGTGCGGTCAAGCCTCATCACTCATGCCTCGTTAGCCTCAGCTTCGTCGCGCTCCATGAGGTAAAAACGAGAGCGAATCTGCCAAACTCCAACAAAAACTGGTTAGCCCAGGCCCCCCTCCTAGGTTCCTCAGACGCCAGACAATAGGACCACCTGTTCAGAACCCGAAGTTGCATGCAGACACGGCCTCCCGGCAACTCAACCAAACGGGATGCCAGCGGACATCACAGAAAATATGTACCACAGTGCTGATGGAGAACACGAAACAGACTGGCAAAAAATGGCGGTTCTCAAAGAAGCAACAAAATCCCATTAAACGCGCCCTCGGGGCTTCTGTTCGCCTCAGTTGTCCTCAGTTAGTAGCGTCGTGTTTGTTGCATTAAGACCACATGCCTTGCCGAGCTTCTACTAGTCACTCACGGAACGGACTGTCACCGTGGCGCAAAAACACTAGGGCGCCGTGATAAGGAACATGCGAAGCACAGGAGTATTGCTTAGGGATGAATTGGCGTGCTACTCTGCGCGCCTACCCTCGGAAACACGGCAGACACGCCCGCGCTTCACGACGATCGGTCTGCGGCCCTTCCGCCCTTCAGGTCATCCAGCTGCCCTTCCTCTTGCACGCAAACGACTTGGCTTACGTAAATGACAGATGCAACTCGCCAGATCTCCGAACTAACGCCCAGTCAACGTCGCGCTcaacgcgcccgccgccacgTACCACcgcaggcggacgcgcggaggagccgcgggaTGACGGCTTTCTCTACGGAgaggtcggcggcgcccaaTAAGCCAACACACGCAGCGACATGGAAGCGTGTATCGGCGGGCTCTCTCGGAActgcttcgccggcgtccggATCCAGCTGGCGGCCATCCAAAACACCGAAAAACATCGATGGAGCGATAGACCCGCCCGACGGGCTACAGTTGAGCGCCGTGTGGATCGGTTGACACACGAGCACGCGT from Besnoitia besnoiti strain Bb-Ger1 chromosome X, whole genome shotgun sequence encodes the following:
- a CDS encoding hypothetical protein (encoded by transcript BESB_016850) — its product is MALCIAAHRKTTAGVSVDANQVLRGEGLALANVPMEQDRVYFEVHVVEPGRLLVGAARGTAGDSASWSGADYDDLLSQQPPSSRSFVEFGGPDGVAVEKDDVISCAFDQSDFPTSFEVFLNGAPLRDQTLTGEAHSDSVL
- a CDS encoding hypothetical protein (encoded by transcript BESB_016830): MSGMSSPRCDGAAADWSPQEKKATEHLSSRQSELPAMSVRFWAKLSSSVSRQSGVRETTPMHAERDVRAFKLQNAILDAEKKDRGKAHDDERKREASLQ
- a CDS encoding hypothetical protein (encoded by transcript BESB_016840), whose product is MEDVPDADFRGGRAPRCGYVVQSKRRPLSAGRSSGVSVLAIECKVSQGDAALGAGLPSARLEINFLFAAVLIVCAEDRRRPFAVWREEVKQEVLRAGKARGPDCEHASHDSCEESAEEVKHLGRRARGGRSGTRDWDNGFGIVKGMHGR
- a CDS encoding hypothetical protein (encoded by transcript BESB_016860); this encodes MSWWRTFSGRARRETLLQGSPAYKWAVWTAGIGGGLVWIWETEKNAPVSERRIFLPAKREVMMSEAEIKKWNERYSGGVALMSPPPPPAESDDAAAARRQRGSAGRRGNDNPGREAGEGPILFRSLHQPSIHLEEIQRQPEIERRNRSREKERRRRRKEMREYEEAQERTGRRAAVSVEEAREKLRDDLRRDRDRDRGGGDQTNWYRKQSYFGSLR
- a CDS encoding hypothetical protein (encoded by transcript BESB_016820); the protein is MAVPKGKRSKHKCKQRQLIYFFDQFDGVFKRRRESFYRSFYSPPYFSKLTHQTTGTPSVLRPFRFPGFWPGRFAFKMATTLLTRGRGQ